The following are from one region of the Microbacterium sp. cx-55 genome:
- a CDS encoding amidohydrolase family protein, producing the protein MSQNPKIPEPPTDGRPVVFRNGTVVTVDDRRRVLNNSDVLVIGNSVAAIGERLAVPDGTFEIDATDGILMPGMIDTHRHMWQTAMRGYGADWTLTQYFVWYYLEHGKSFRPEDVHAGNRLSALDAIDAGVTTTVDWSHGLRTIDHGEAALDALRASTGRFVLAYGNIFAGPWEWSADPDVLAFLAKNNTGADDLRFQLAFDVTGDPAFPERAAFEAARELGLPVTTHAGVWGATNDDGVRLMHENGFMAPETVYVHAATLSDDSYQRIAATGGSVSLSTESELSCGQGYPPSWILRQHGIPVSLSVDTSVWFSSDLFSAMRSTLGADRGWEHIKAHEHGDTVTHSHLRAEHVVDWATRGGAEGLGMQNLVGSLEVGKRADIVLIKNDHSPTMYPILNPNGHIALQAGRGDVHTVMVDGVIAKYDGRLLGDDLASVKRDVESTVDYLQSELGEPAWTQGMNPDAPEAKMLDNPYTYTEYKDASTHQKESERADVAL; encoded by the coding sequence ATGTCGCAGAACCCGAAGATCCCCGAGCCGCCCACAGACGGCAGGCCGGTCGTCTTCCGAAACGGAACGGTCGTGACGGTCGACGATCGGCGACGGGTTCTGAACAACTCCGATGTGCTCGTCATCGGCAACAGCGTCGCAGCCATCGGCGAGCGGCTGGCCGTGCCGGACGGCACCTTCGAGATCGACGCGACCGACGGCATCCTGATGCCGGGCATGATCGACACCCACCGGCACATGTGGCAGACCGCCATGCGCGGGTACGGCGCCGACTGGACCCTCACCCAGTACTTCGTCTGGTACTACCTCGAGCACGGCAAGAGCTTCCGCCCCGAAGACGTGCACGCGGGCAACCGCCTGTCGGCGCTCGACGCGATCGATGCGGGTGTCACGACGACCGTCGACTGGTCGCACGGACTCCGCACCATCGACCATGGCGAGGCCGCCCTCGACGCCCTCCGCGCCTCCACCGGGCGATTCGTGCTCGCCTACGGCAACATCTTTGCCGGCCCGTGGGAGTGGTCCGCCGACCCCGACGTCCTCGCCTTCCTCGCGAAGAACAACACGGGCGCCGACGACCTGAGATTCCAGCTGGCGTTCGACGTGACCGGCGACCCTGCGTTTCCCGAGCGCGCGGCGTTCGAGGCGGCCCGCGAGCTCGGGCTGCCCGTCACGACCCACGCCGGGGTCTGGGGGGCGACCAACGACGACGGCGTCCGACTCATGCACGAGAACGGGTTCATGGCACCCGAGACGGTCTACGTGCACGCCGCCACGCTCAGCGACGACTCATACCAGCGCATCGCCGCCACCGGCGGATCGGTCTCCCTCTCGACGGAGAGCGAGCTGAGCTGCGGCCAGGGGTATCCACCGTCGTGGATCCTGCGTCAGCACGGTATCCCGGTCTCTCTGTCGGTCGACACCAGCGTGTGGTTCTCGAGCGACCTGTTCTCGGCCATGCGGTCGACACTCGGCGCGGATCGCGGATGGGAGCACATCAAGGCCCACGAGCACGGCGACACCGTCACCCATTCGCATCTGCGCGCCGAGCACGTCGTCGACTGGGCGACGCGGGGCGGGGCCGAGGGCCTCGGCATGCAGAACCTGGTCGGTTCGCTCGAGGTGGGCAAACGTGCCGACATCGTTCTCATCAAGAACGACCACTCGCCGACCATGTACCCGATCCTCAATCCGAACGGGCACATCGCGCTGCAAGCCGGCCGTGGCGACGTGCACACGGTGATGGTCGACGGCGTGATCGCCAAGTACGACGGCAGGCTACTGGGCGACGACCTCGCCTCGGTGAAGAGAGACGTCGAGTCGACCGTCGACTACCTGCAGAGTGAACTCGGCGAACCTGCCTGGACGCAGGGCATGAACCCCGACGCCCCCGAGGCCAAGATGCTCGACAACCCCTACACGTACACCGAGTACAAGGATGCCTCGACTCATCAGAAGGAGTCGGAGCGGGCAGACGTGGCGCTGTGA
- a CDS encoding NADPH-dependent FMN reductase → MSLLVLVASIRETRVGRAVGDWVVAAAQAHAPNPEAEAFDIDLVDLRELRLPLHDEPHHPKLGHYIGEPAKRWSAQVAAADAMIFVMPEYNHSFSAPLKNAIDYLHAEWSGKPVGVVSYGGLSGGTRAVVALQPVMVNLGMRCLSTNVEIAWVSEHVADGVFTATDRHDRALAVLLDELVALRGARGPA, encoded by the coding sequence GTGAGCCTCCTCGTGCTCGTCGCGAGCATCCGCGAGACGCGGGTGGGCCGCGCCGTCGGCGACTGGGTGGTCGCGGCGGCCCAAGCGCACGCGCCGAATCCGGAGGCGGAGGCGTTCGACATCGATCTCGTCGACCTGCGTGAACTGCGGCTCCCGCTGCACGACGAGCCGCACCATCCGAAGCTGGGGCACTACATCGGCGAACCGGCAAAGCGATGGAGCGCACAAGTGGCGGCGGCCGACGCGATGATCTTCGTGATGCCCGAGTACAACCACAGCTTCTCGGCGCCGCTGAAGAACGCCATCGACTACCTGCATGCGGAGTGGTCAGGGAAACCCGTAGGAGTCGTGAGCTACGGCGGACTTTCGGGCGGCACTCGCGCGGTCGTCGCCCTGCAGCCTGTCATGGTGAACCTCGGCATGCGGTGCCTGAGCACGAACGTCGAGATCGCCTGGGTGTCGGAGCACGTCGCCGACGGCGTGTTCACCGCAACGGATCGGCACGACAGGGCGCTGGCAGTCCTGCTCGACGAGCTGGTCGCTCTGCGGGGTGCACGCGGGCCCGCGTAA